TTGTGGTATTTTTACCAGGCCATGGAAGGATAGATTACGGTctatggtgactcctagaatttttagtATGTCTGCTATTGGGAGGGATGTACCCATGTCTGTGAAGTGTTTGGTATTGTGTGGTGATGTGAGTATTAAGCAATGTGTTTTTTACCTATTCAGTTTTAATTGAACGCTGAtactcaggtttccatggtgtttatACGATATAGCAATCAGactttaaactagagggtgggggtgacaaaaggaaacaagggatttcagaaagttacccccagaataaacatgatagcagagggaaaggtcacgTAAATATAGTAAACcatctaaactcactaagcacatggaaagctatgtgcataaatgctcgtagtctaagtaaaaaggttcaagacttgcaagccctgatgtttgaagaaaacttggatattgttattacggagacgtggttcaacgattcccataaatgggatgtgaccgtaccgggctataatcttttagaaaggatagagagggccaaaggggtggaggagtagtgCTGTCTGTGAGCGACAATATcaaagcggctgaaatgcgggaacctggggaaaggaagaagctttatggatcgtcctggaaagagaaatggaacttgtatccacacgggggttatctacagacctcctgtgcaaacggagaagttagacaggatttgattgaagacattcaaagattggtatgaaaggggaggcgcaactgttgggagatttcaatttgtctgacatggattggaacatcccgtctgcggaatcggaaagaagtagggagattgtggatgcctgtcaaagtgccttgctcagacaaatggtgacggaacccacgagggaagggtcgatgctggatctagtgctcacgaatggggtagtgtttccaatatccgggtgggtgcccacctatgtaatagtgatcatcacaccatatggtttgatataaggatgaaggcggagtgcggacacacaaaactcaaagtatgcttcacatctacccgctcaactccattcattattttatagacctctatcatatctcccctcagccgccttttcttcaagctgaagagcctatgatttgttttaaatttactactttgtagtttcattgtgtgccccttaattatagtatttttggacagagtaaacaaacgatttcacgtctatccgttcagccgccttttcttcaagctgccgctttagcctttcctcatagggaagtcgtcccatcccctttatcattttcttcgcccttctctgcacaatgtcaacataatatgtactagaacattataactggtagtgaagggtggtaaaggctcctgcgctaacccggcgctAACCGGGTAAGCCCCCAgacctaaaaataaaaaagttctgATATGCCGGAAATGGTGCGTGGTGGGGGCAGACAATAACacagggctcctgtggtagcctagTGATAGTGCCGAATTGGCACACGGCAAGCCCGCTGTGGGCTTGCCGcatctttgtgaaagggccccatagtgagaTATAGCTTTATTAATAAGTATTTGAATGTTTATTCCACTATTGGGAGTGTGATTATGTGTTTAGATTTTTCATGCTGGGGGTGGAGTTTAACAGGTTGGACACAATTTTGAAATTAACAAGTCATAAGGCTTTTCAGGAGGCTGTGAACACAACACAATAAATAAACAACCTTCTTGTGAACAACCCTGATGAGGAGCATTGAGATTCTTAGGCGACCCGCTCACATTGGATCTGTATATGCTACTGGGGCTCTGCACAGTTACATTCTCTTCCCTGGGTATAAAACAGTGACAGGAATGAAGAAGTCATTAGGCattgaaaagagaaaaaatgtacATGATTTTAGACATAATTATACTACACAGTTGCACTTAGTATGTTTTCTATAGGAAAACCATCTATCTGTCCTATATTCTATCTCCCCAACAGTCCTTCACACTGACTTTTGAGTTCATTTCTTTAAGAGTGAAAGTGCACACCTGGGTCCAGGGAACTTTTTCCCAGAGACCCCCTGCTTCTCCATCTTCCTCCTCTGAGACTTTGATGTGCTGATGGTGCCTGCCAAGGTGCCACTTCACACCTCTCCCTGCAAGGGATAAAGTCAGGAGATGCTCAGGGCTCTCCACAGAGCCAAGTCAAGACACTGCCAGTCTAGCACAAGGCCTTGAAGACATGAATCGCTCCCCAGCCTACCTCCTGCCCCAAGACTGCCTGCTGTCTGCAGACTctaccctgatgcagccctggAGATGTTCCGATTCTGATGGATACAGCAGCCTCTCTCCAGCATCTTCCACTGACTCCTACGGCCTCTCCCCTCCATATCCTTTCTTCCCATCCTCTCCAGGGACTTACTACAATTTGTTCGGAGCTCAGGCCCAGAACGTAGGTCCAAAACAGAGAGCTAAGCAATCTTTCATCCAGCAGAGCAGAAGAGGCAGGAGCAGAATGGCCTGCAGCCAGAGACAGAGCGCCAGCGAAAGGGAGAAGCTGAGGATGAGAGACCTCTCCAAAGCTCTGCACAATCTGAGAAACTACCTCCCACCCTCACTGGTGCCAGCAGGTCAGAACCTCACAAAGATCGAAACCTTGAGGTTGACCATCCGCTACATCTCCCACCTGTCAGACCTGCTGGGGCTCAGCAAGGAAACCCTGACCCAGAGAAAGGAAGCCGAGGTCCGAAAATGTGACACCTGTCCAGAGGGCCTGGGTTGCTGTCAGGAGAAATTGCACAGGCTTTGCCCCAAAGCTGCACTGCGGCTGGAAAAAGTCATTTCAGGACTCAGAACTCTGCCAGTCCTCTCCATGCTGTCCTTACATGTTTACCAAAATAAGAGACTTTCCCTGGGGCCTGGAGAGCAAGCCCTAGGCGCTGAGTCTGAATCCAGGTCTCTTCACTGCTCAGAGGTGAGACTCCCTCCAGTGCAGCAAGGTACCGAAGTCATTCTTCCAGCTTCCTGCAGCCTCCAGAAACACACAGCAGACCAAAGAACTTCACAGCTCACCCCAGAAGAATCTCCCTTGTCTTCACCGGTATCCATAGATCTGGGATTTTTTCAGGTACAGCAATGATTTGTAAATGTTACTTTGAtgttgctgcaaaaaaaaaaaaaaaataggcattttGGTTACATACTGATCTATCTCAGACACCCTCTTTTCTTTGATGTATAGTAAATATTTGCATGATGAATCTTTAATAGTAAATGTGTttctgattaaaaaaacaaacaaagaaaagaaaacactgaGGGTTGGTGTCCGCTTTGCTACTGGGGTTCTGAGTCACAAGGACATATTTAGGGACGTGTTGAGCACAATATCTCTCCTTTAAGCAGAATTATTACCAGTGAAAATGGGACTGAAGCTGCTTTCTGTAGTGTGACATCAtcaatgcagtccattggtcaCTTCCCAGTGATGTCACACAAGcatgaattaaaaaatatatatatattggaagTAACTTACTGTGTTTAGTGCCCAAAGAAAAGATTTATATTAGAAAGTAGGTTAACTGACAATGTACAAGCATAAATCATAAAGCCCATCTGAAGTACCAGGATGCCAGTGTCCATATTATATATTGAATAAATAATTCAAAGTTCAATATATAATATGGACAGTGGCACCCTGATACTTCAGATGAGCTTTATGATTTATGCTTGTACATTGTCAGTTAACCTACTTTCTAATATAAATCTTTGGGCACTAAACACAATAAGTTACTTctcatataatataatatatattaaataCATCTTGAAATAaattagaaatgaaacaaatatgGTTCATGGCACGTTAAGATCCTAGaaatatacataataaaaaaatCAGATGCCATTTATGGGTAAAAAGCATTTATAAGTGTACCGCGATATGTTGCTGGTCTATATCGCTCCGGTGTTatgcctgaaaattcaatgctgggccacagATGTTATTaacggccatgcgctaatgtcaaAACTAGTAGATGGCtattaccatgtgagcccttagcCATGTATTtagtaggcaataagggctcacatgaTGGCCGTACGCTGCCCAATGAATGCCAGGAACgcctactccccacccccaccccccatgctagaaaataatttttattttctagcacaggaaacGGAGCATGTGTGTCCAGCGGCAATGCGGTAGCCCTGCttcccttttgtaaaaggaccccctaagtaaaatattcagcatttaaccagctatggcgCACCGCATAATGATAGGAATGCCTTatactaagatgcagtaaaaagtggcctgcggtagtgttggcgctgggccagtttttaccgcatctacaaaaaaatggcttttaaaaaaaaaatgggacgggaaaagggccagcggtaaaaatgaaaccagcacgcacccaaaaccagcctgagcccttaacaaccacgttgatctagcggtaaagacttaCGTGCTACATGTACGGTGACCGTCAGCGCatgccaagtgccaattaccactggaacTGGCGCGcgcaggaggaaataaataaataattcatccacacgtcatgggtgcacgccaaatatgaaattaccgcCAAGAGGGCGCACTGGCCTGGCGGCagtctcatttgggcgcatgctgcaggcgcgtagagcctaccgcggcttattaaaagggtcccatagttatctcggctggttaagtgctgactccacccccagaatgccccctcccccccccaaaaaaatagtcAGTTTGAGATAGGCACTAACAGGACATTTTCagcggttaagtgctgctgaaaatgactggttagctccgaacaagtgatttaaccagccaggagcgatttctggctggttaaatcactttgaatagtgaccccttatttatttattagcatttatttactacctttttgaagaaattcacccaaggtgctgTACAAGAAGATCAATCTGGACATATGCAATAGAaaatttcagcagaaaaaaaaaccattcaaATAACGTTGTAGTATGGCATAATACGCTAGTTAGGATGTGGATATAATACACaataaacatcttaatagacagcccAGGACATAAGCAAAGGTGGAGcagcatatagacagataagagaaagaaagtaacaggagttagagaataaggagactgacttaaagaaagttgcacatggaatcagaaaggtgcatgaaaatgatctcacTAGAATCCGAGTAAATAACAGAGAGACAGCAGCTGCATTTAGGAAAGGCAATAACTATAAGGTTCATCACTGTCACTGCAGATAAACATCCCCACACCCACACAGTACAAACACATcagagccaccccccccccccccaccatttggCCAGGACACAGATGAACTCCAACAGCCATGAAATCTGTTTCAGACTAATGGGGAAGGcatgttaagagttaaaagcagtgcCAAAAAGTTGGGTTCTAGGCATGATTTTGCTCCAGTTCCGAAGGCCATTCCAGGTATTTGGTAAAGAAAGATGAAAGCTGGCATTTGGCAATGGAGGGAAAAGGCATAGATCAAAGTGATTTACCAGAGGaactcaggggctcttttaccgcagcaggtgaaaatagccaaaaatgaaatggctgtgtggtaagttgccatgcggccatttcagggggggaagAAACTACTGTCACCCACTgaaatggcagtaagggctcccctgctAACCCGGGGGTAACTGGGGAGTGtgcgacactgcccgattactgctgggtaacctcCTGCAGAACTTGCTTTTGCAATATGTCCACTAGGGACCGAATAGCAAGCGCTGGGGGTGGAGCTACAGCCAGCACCCTCGTCGGGCCAGTGATAGTTCCGGCTTGCCACACGgctaccctttagtaaaaagggcccctttgacagTTTGTACCTTCTCCTGTATTGAAATCAAATTAATTAGTAAAGGCATTAGTGTTAGCATTTTGTGCTGTGATAGCAGGGGACCCTCTACGTTTGGACAATTGCTGAGTCGTCCTGATTTTAAGCGGTTACTTAGCCGGTTAGGACCAAATCCTACATATGGTGCCAacaaatcggcactgaaaaaaaatgagcgccaacccccagattctatatcagGGTGTAGCCACACTTCggtggaggggggtccagagcccgaggtgagggggcatattttagcctccCCCGGCGCCATTTTGactccccccgccaccgccg
Above is a genomic segment from Microcaecilia unicolor unplaced genomic scaffold, aMicUni1.1, whole genome shotgun sequence containing:
- the LOC115458703 gene encoding uncharacterized protein LOC115458703, with protein sequence MNRSPAYLLPQDCLLSADSTLMQPWRCSDSDGYSSLSPASSTDSYGLSPPYPFFPSSPGTYYNLFGAQAQNVGPKQRAKQSFIQQSRRGRSRMACSQRQSASEREKLRMRDLSKALHNLRNYLPPSLVPAGQNLTKIETLRLTIRYISHLSDLLGLSKETLTQRKEAEVRKCDTCPEGLGCCQEKLHRLCPKAALRLEKVISGLRTLPVLSMLSLHVYQNKRLSLGPGEQALGAESESRSLHCSEVRLPPVQQGTEVILPASCSLQKHTADQRTSQLTPEESPLSSPVSIDLGFFQVQQ